The window TGACCCGCCTCGACCTCAACAACCGCGTCCAGATCGCCCTGCTGGTCCACGACGCGAGCACGCAGGACTCCCTAGGGGCTCGTCCGGGGACGACCCGACCCGCTCGAGGAGGCGACGCGCGGCGTGCGCCAGGAGGCCGGGCCCGGGAGGGAACGGGCGCGGGCCGCCCGGCGTCCCGCAGGGACACCGGCGGGGGAGAGTGAGACCCTGGCTGCATGGCCCGTAGGGGAGAGAACCCCGAGGTCGACTGGCCCGCGCGGCCGGATACGAGCCTTGCGCTCAACCGCATGGGCACCTTCGACTGGGACCTCGACAGCGGGCGGATGCACCTGGATCCCACCGCCCTCGAGGTCCTCGACCTGCGCCCGGAGGAGTTCGACGGCACCCCCGACGGGCTGCGGCTGCGCCTCGTGCCCGGTGAGGAGGCCCGGCTCGACGCGCGGGTCGGGCAGGCGATCAAGGACGGCCGCAGCCACTACGGCGCGTACGTCCGCACCCGGTGCCGGGACGGTTCGCCGGCCTGGACCCACATCCAGGGGAGCATCCTGCGCAACCCGGACGGCCGCCCGTACCGCGTCATCGGGATCCTCCGCGACGCCGCCCACGATCCCGGCGAGCCCGGCGCCGCCGGGGAGGAGGCCGAGGGGCGGCGCCGGATGACCGGCGTCGTCGAGCGGACCACCGCCATCCTCGCCCACTCCCGCACGGTCAACGACGTGACCGACATCCTCAAGGACCCGCAGGCCCTCGGGCACCTGGGCGCGGTCAGCGTGATGCTGGGCATCGTCGACGGCGGCCGCATCCACCTGGTCGCGGAGGGCCAGCTCGGCTCGTACGTCCCCGAGATCGAGTACACCCGGGTCGACGCGCAGTTCCCGATGAGCGAGGCCGTGCGCACCATGGCGCCGGTCTTCCTCGTCTCCCGGGAGGAGTTCCAGCTGCGCTACCCGCTGCTGTGGCCGTACATCGAGCCGCTCTCCGTCCGCAGCGGCGTCTACCTGCCGCTGATCGCCCAGGGGCGGCCCATCGGGGCGCTCGGGCTGCTCTACACGCGCGACGGCGATTTCACCGCCGAGGAGCGGAACCTGCTGATGGCGCTGGGCAGCGGCGTCGCGCAGAGCCTGCAGCGCGCCATCCTCTTCGAGCAGGAGCACGACTTGGCCGAGGGCCTGCAGCGGGCCATGCTGCCCCGCCGGATCCCGGACGTGCCGGGTGCGCTGATCGCCGTACGGTACCGCTCCGCCCGCATGGGACGGGACATCGGCGGCGACTGGTACGACGTGATCCCGCTCGGCGAGGGCCGGGTCGGGGTGATGATCGGCGACGTCGAGGGGCACGACACGGACGCGGCCGCCGTCATGGGGCAGCTGCGGATCGTGATGCGCGCGTACATCGTCGAGGGGCACACGCCCGGCACGGCCATGGCGCGGGCCTCGGTCTTCCTGCGCGAACTGGAGACGGAACGGTTCGCCACGTGCACGTACGCCGAGGTGGACCTCGTCAGCGGCATGCTCCGCATGGTCCGAGCCGGCCACCTCGACCCGGTCGTGCGGCGCGGCGACGGCAGCTGCCACCGGATCCAGGTGGCCGGCGGACTTCCGCTCGGGCTGCCGCGCGGCGAGCAGACCGGAACGGGCTCCGGCTATCCCGTCACCAGCCTCGAACTGCACCCGGGGGACACCCTGGTGCTGTGCACGGACGGCCTGATCGAACGCCCCGGCGCCGACCACGACACCGGCATGCGGGAGCTCATGGCGGCGGTCCACAGCGGCCCGGTCGACGTGGAGGAACTCGCCGACGTGCTGTGCGACCTGGTCGGGGACTCGGGCGGCGGGGACGACATGGCCCTGCTCGTCCTGCGCCGCCGCGGTACGCCCGGCGCGCGTGGCGGCGGTCCGCTGCGCCAGCGGCTGGAACCGGGGGACGCGCATGCCCCGGCGCTGGCCCGGCACCTGATCCGGGCGGCGGTGGCCGCGTGGGGAGCGCGGGACCGGGCGGACGAGATCGAACTGGCGGCGGACGAGCTGATGACCAACGCCCTGGTCCACACGGACGGCGGCGGCGACGTCAGCATGCGGCTCACGGCGCAGGGCCGGATCCGCATCGAGGTCGAGGACACGAGCAGCGCCCTGCCGCGGCGGCGAGAGGCGGGGGACTGGGCGGTGTCGGGGCGCGGGCTGATGCTGGTGGACCAGCTCGCGGACGAGTGGGGCGTGGAGCCGAGGGGCGGAGGCAAGTCCGTGTGGTGCGAGTTCGTGCTGGCCGCCCCGGAGGATGTGGGATGAGGCCGGGCGGGGCCGGGCGGGGACGGGCCAGGCGGGACCAGGCCCCCTGCACGGCCACGGTGATCGGCACGGCCTGATGGCCTCACGGCCGGCTGCTCTCATGGCCGCGTGGCGGGGACCGGGACGCGACAGCCTGCCCTCCCTCCCCGCCCAGGCCAGTGGCTAGAGGCGTACCAGCGTGACCTCGGTGGCCTTCACGCTCGTCCACACATCGGCCCCGTCGACGATGCCCAGTTCGGCCGCCGCCTCCGGGGTGATCTCCGCGACCAGGTCGGGCGCGCCGGCCGACGCGATCAGCACGCGCAGCCGGCTGCCGACCGCGGTGATCTCCCGTACGGTGCCCTGCCAGACGTTGCGGGGGCTGCCGCCCGGGCGGTCCCGGTGCACCGAAACCGCCTCCGGAGCGATGATCGCCAGTGCCTGCGCCCCCTCGGGCAGCGCCTCGGCGACCACCAGCCGGCCGCCCTCCGCGAGGGCGAGCCCGTCCGCCGACGCGATGCCGGGCCAGGCGTTGCGTCCCAGCATGCGGGCCACCCACGGCGAGCGCGGGTGCCGGGTCACCTCGGACGGCGGCGCGTCCTGGAGGGCTCGGCCGTCGGCCAGTACGAGGACCCGGTCGGCCAGCGACACCGCCTCGACGGGATCGTGGGTGACGATGAGGCAGACCCCGCCGAAGCCGGCGAGATGCGTGCGCAGGGTGTGCCGGACGCGGGCGCGGGTGGTCTGGTCGAGGGCGGCGAGCGGCTCGTCCAGCAGCAGGAGCCGCGGGCGGGCGGCCAGCGCGCGGGCGAGGGCGACGCGCTGGGCCTGTCCGCCGGAGAGCTGGGCCGGCCTGCGCTGGGCGAGGTGTCCGACGCCGAGCCGGTCCAGCCAGGCCTGCGCCTCGCGGCGGGCGTCGGCGCGCGGCACCCGGCGGGCGCGCAGCCCGTACGCGGTGTTGGCCAGGGCGCTCAGGTGCGGGAACAGCGCGCCGTCCTGCGGGACCCAGGCGACCTGCCGCTTGTGCGGGGGCAGCGCGGTGACGTCGGTGTCGCCGAGCCGCAGGTCGGCGTGGGCCCGCGGGGTCAGGCCGAGCAGGGCGCGCAGCAGGGTGGTCTTGCCGGCGCCGTTCTCGCCGACGACGGCGATGGTGGTGCCGGGTGCGGCGTCGAGGGTGAGCCGGTTGAAACCGGTGACGGTGGCGTGCAGCGGCCAGTGGCCGCCCGCCTCGTGCGCCGCCGATTCGGAGGCTGAGGGCGAGAGTGAGGGTGCAGCAGTGTCCGTATCGGTGGCCGGTCCGGCGGCGGGGTCGGCGGCGGGGTCGGGCGATTCGTCGATGACCGGCGGCGCCCCCGCGGCC of the Streptomyces sp. NBC_01294 genome contains:
- a CDS encoding ABC transporter permease; its protein translation is MSRLHTRTRPPLTLALPALLAVAFLLLPLIGILVRTQWGDLGAHLGSPGVVEALKLSLLVSLWALALSLLLGVPLAWLLARVPFKGKALVRSLVLLPMVLPPTVGGVALLLGFGRRGLLGPWLEETFGITLPFHTSGAVVAATFVAMPFLVISLEGALGGLKQSYEETAASLGASPVRVFFTVTLPMVAPGLIAGAALTWARALGEFGATITFAGNLPGTTQTLPLQVYLLLQDQPEAATSVSLLLLAIAMAVLIALRGRWTGTPVAREAAGAPPVIDESPDPAADPAAGPATDTDTAAPSLSPSASESAAHEAGGHWPLHATVTGFNRLTLDAAPGTTIAVVGENGAGKTTLLRALLGLTPRAHADLRLGDTDVTALPPHKRQVAWVPQDGALFPHLSALANTAYGLRARRVPRADARREAQAWLDRLGVGHLAQRRPAQLSGGQAQRVALARALAARPRLLLLDEPLAALDQTTRARVRHTLRTHLAGFGGVCLIVTHDPVEAVSLADRVLVLADGRALQDAPPSEVTRHPRSPWVARMLGRNAWPGIASADGLALAEGGRLVVAEALPEGAQALAIIAPEAVSVHRDRPGGSPRNVWQGTVREITAVGSRLRVLIASAGAPDLVAEITPEAAAELGIVDGADVWTSVKATEVTLVRL
- a CDS encoding SpoIIE family protein phosphatase, which translates into the protein MARRGENPEVDWPARPDTSLALNRMGTFDWDLDSGRMHLDPTALEVLDLRPEEFDGTPDGLRLRLVPGEEARLDARVGQAIKDGRSHYGAYVRTRCRDGSPAWTHIQGSILRNPDGRPYRVIGILRDAAHDPGEPGAAGEEAEGRRRMTGVVERTTAILAHSRTVNDVTDILKDPQALGHLGAVSVMLGIVDGGRIHLVAEGQLGSYVPEIEYTRVDAQFPMSEAVRTMAPVFLVSREEFQLRYPLLWPYIEPLSVRSGVYLPLIAQGRPIGALGLLYTRDGDFTAEERNLLMALGSGVAQSLQRAILFEQEHDLAEGLQRAMLPRRIPDVPGALIAVRYRSARMGRDIGGDWYDVIPLGEGRVGVMIGDVEGHDTDAAAVMGQLRIVMRAYIVEGHTPGTAMARASVFLRELETERFATCTYAEVDLVSGMLRMVRAGHLDPVVRRGDGSCHRIQVAGGLPLGLPRGEQTGTGSGYPVTSLELHPGDTLVLCTDGLIERPGADHDTGMRELMAAVHSGPVDVEELADVLCDLVGDSGGGDDMALLVLRRRGTPGARGGGPLRQRLEPGDAHAPALARHLIRAAVAAWGARDRADEIELAADELMTNALVHTDGGGDVSMRLTAQGRIRIEVEDTSSALPRRREAGDWAVSGRGLMLVDQLADEWGVEPRGGGKSVWCEFVLAAPEDVG